The Euphorbia lathyris chromosome 3, ddEupLath1.1, whole genome shotgun sequence genome contains a region encoding:
- the LOC136224242 gene encoding uncharacterized protein, whose protein sequence is MDDNFRVRLDKAFGSLASASSVSPSLSTAPPSSSVSSLWCLTDDEIERIEWNREKDNIEEIETDSFSFKKGIFISHREKSDKDLEFELERDLDHLDDDLDEGHSGASSSQLGKPKPDDYDDEAWEIKNSIGMDCTLDYEEEEDQYDKVAVGKETADDRMYMKGTFDYGIDIDSNNELPCSFKDISRDPRANHMAAKLRLKEDAEAAKKMDSLQVSEQDSTAVVDDQVKASEDGNLKSILKRREDDSDSKSGNDQSDFKSQKRVRFDPECKDDLDEDSDETNDVLMEIDSTDKPLVYPLPPDYPSGIPDYMRNPSKYTHYTFDSSNDVDEQSNRQAYMDFLKMLDNKESQQDDASGDIPKSLTFIPKKKLVDTVKFNNLPNTKQKEDDASKECLNRKGLLVSIAAADTEESENMEEDETETGADRRNSSERRARRYRTKPSLETDESI, encoded by the exons ATGGATGATAATTTCAGGGTCCGACTCGATAAAGCCTTCGGTTCTTTAGCCTCAGCCTCCTCGGTCTCCCCTTCGTTGTCCACTGCACCGCCATCTTCTTCTGTAAGCTCTCTATGGTGTCTCACAGACGACGAAATCGAGCGGATTGAGTGGAACCGAGAGAAGGACAATATCGAAGAAATCGAAACggattctttttctttcaaGAAAGGGATTTTCATTAGCCATCGAGAGAAATCCGACAAGGATTTAGAGTTTGAGCTGGAGAGGGACTTGGATCACCTCGATGACGATTTAGACGAAGGGCATTCAGGTGCCTCTTCGAGCCAGTTGGGGAAACCCAAACCTGatgattatgatgatgaagCATGGGAAATTAAGAACTCCATTGGCATGGACTGCACTCTTGATTACGAG GAGGAGGAAGATCAATATGACAAAGTGGCTGTTGGAAAGGAGACAGCAGATGATCGCATGTACATGAAGGGTACATTTGATTATGGTATAGACATAGATTCCAACAATGAGCTTCCCTGTTCATTTAAGGACATTTCCAGGGATCCACGAGCTAATCATATGGCTGCGAAACTTAGGCTAAAAGAAGATGCAGAAGCAGCTAAAAAGATGGATTCTTTACAGGTATCTGAGCAAGATTCCACAGCCGTTGTAGATGATCAAGTTAAGGCATCTGAAGACGGAAACCTAAAATCAATTCTAAAGAGAAGGGAGGATGATTCTGATTCTAAGTCAGGAAATGATCAGTCGGATTTTAAGTCGCAAAAACGTGTAAGGTTTGATCCAGAATGTAAAGATGATTTGGACGAGGATTCTGATGAAACAAATGATGTACTGATGGAAATTGATTCAACAGACAAGCCTTTGGTATATCCTTTGCCTCCAGATTATCCTTCAGGGATTCCAGATTATATGCGGAATCCTTCCAAGTACACGCATTATACTTTTGATTCGTCAAATGATGTAGATGAGCAATCTAACAGACAAGCCTATATGGATTTTCTTAAAATGCTGGATAATAAAGAATCACAGCAAGATGATGCTTCTGGTGATATTCCGAAATCACTAACCTTCATACCGAAGAAGAAATTGGTTGATACAGTTAAGTTCAATAATCTCCCCAACACAAAGCAAAAAGAGGATGATGCTAGTAAGGAGTGTTTGAATAGGAAGGGTTTATTGGTTAGTATAGCAGCTGCTGATACTGAAGAAAGTGAGAACATGGAGGAAGATGAAACAGAAACAGGGGCTGACAGAAGAAACAGTTCAGAGAGGCGAGCTCGCAGGTATCGGACAAAACCCAGTTTGGAAACAGATGAGTCCATCTGA